A single region of the Thermotoga profunda AZM34c06 genome encodes:
- the purB gene encoding adenylosuccinate lyase: MVERYALSPMKELWDQKATLERWLKVELAVMEAYEKTKIIPQGMTHQAEKNAVIDLKLFGEYEKQTDHEVIAFVKMATSKMGPEARFFHYGLTSSDVIDTALSMTLVEACDILLEQMKELLKTLWKLALEHKHTLTIGRTHGVHAEPTTFGLKVLNWYSETKRNYERLLFTREQINFGKISGAVGNYANVPPEIEKLALERLGLKPTPVSSQIVNRDHHAFLIMILALIASGIERIATEIRHLQKTEVLEVQEPFKEGQKGSSAMPHKQNPVLCERLCGLSRMMRSFVSVAIENNVLWHERDISHSSAERYILPDATQTLYYMLVKSQYLLENLVVYRENMIKNIDITHGLIYSQRLMLTLIDKGLSRNEAYDLVQSLSLKCWQTKEDLKNLAKNNLKILTDEEIASVFDPNYYLKHVDEIYKRFEGECIQ; encoded by the coding sequence AACTATGGGACCAAAAGGCGACGCTTGAAAGATGGCTCAAAGTTGAATTAGCAGTAATGGAAGCTTATGAAAAAACCAAAATCATACCACAAGGAATGACACACCAGGCAGAAAAAAACGCTGTGATAGATCTGAAACTCTTCGGTGAATATGAAAAACAGACAGACCACGAAGTCATAGCCTTCGTGAAGATGGCAACAAGTAAGATGGGACCTGAAGCCAGATTCTTTCACTATGGTTTGACTTCCTCCGATGTGATAGATACTGCACTCTCTATGACACTTGTAGAAGCCTGCGATATACTCTTGGAACAAATGAAAGAATTACTCAAAACATTGTGGAAACTCGCCTTAGAACACAAACATACCTTAACGATAGGCAGGACACATGGCGTTCACGCAGAGCCAACAACCTTTGGCTTGAAGGTATTAAATTGGTACTCAGAAACAAAGAGAAATTACGAGAGACTACTTTTCACAAGAGAACAAATCAATTTCGGTAAAATAAGTGGAGCGGTTGGCAACTATGCAAATGTGCCACCAGAGATCGAAAAACTCGCATTAGAAAGACTTGGCTTAAAACCTACACCTGTATCGAGTCAGATTGTCAACAGAGATCATCACGCATTTCTAATTATGATTCTTGCACTCATAGCCAGTGGGATTGAGCGAATAGCAACTGAGATAAGGCATTTGCAAAAAACAGAGGTACTCGAAGTCCAAGAGCCATTCAAAGAAGGGCAGAAAGGTTCAAGTGCCATGCCTCATAAACAAAATCCGGTGCTCTGCGAAAGATTATGTGGACTTTCCAGAATGATGAGGTCTTTTGTCTCGGTTGCTATTGAGAACAACGTATTGTGGCACGAAAGAGATATTTCACACTCTTCGGCTGAACGATATATTCTGCCAGATGCAACTCAGACATTGTATTATATGTTAGTCAAATCTCAGTATTTGCTTGAAAATCTGGTTGTGTACAGGGAAAACATGATCAAAAACATTGATATAACACATGGTTTGATCTATTCACAACGATTGATGTTAACCTTAATTGACAAAGGGCTTTCCCGAAACGAAGCATATGATCTTGTTCAGTCCTTATCTTTGAAGTGCTGGCAGACAAAGGAAGATCTCAAAAATCTGGCAAAAAACAATCTCAAGATTCTCACCGATGAAGAAATAGCATCTGTTTTTGATCCAAATTACTATTTAAAACATGTTGATGAGATTTACAAAAGATTTGAAGGAGAGTGTATACAGTGA